One part of the Flavobacterium johnsoniae UW101 genome encodes these proteins:
- a CDS encoding Rne/Rng family ribonuclease has protein sequence MNKELIIRSSSEAVDFALLKDGKLIELHKEEEKSNFQVGDIFIAKIRKPVAGLNAAFVNVGFEKDAFLHYHDLGPNLASQLKFIKLVSAGKLKDFSLKTFQFEKEIDKDGIITDILSANQSVLVQVVKEPISTKGPRISAELSLAGRFIVLVPFSDRVSISQKIEDKKEKDRLKKLVLSIKPKGFGVIVRTVAEGKNVAELEKDLQNLLGRWSAMCKKLPTAHHPSKVLGELNRASSILRDVFNDTFSGIQIDDEELYHQTKEYLQEIAPSKQSIVKFYQSNDTPIFEKYNIERQIKTSFGRTVSMSKGAYLIIEHTEALHVIDVNSGNRSNKATNQEDTAMEVNMIAAAEIARQLRLRDMGGIIVVDFIDMSNPENRKVLFDFLREEMSDDKAKHKILPPSKFGLVQITRQRVRPEVNIKTREEDPNKVNGEIEAPILIIDKITSDLERLLKTHNKVVLNTHPFVAAYLSKGFPSLRSKWFFEHKKWVKIIPRDAYTYLEYHFYDKKGNVITE, from the coding sequence GTGAATAAAGAATTAATCATTAGATCTAGTTCTGAAGCAGTAGATTTTGCCTTATTAAAAGATGGAAAACTAATTGAATTACACAAAGAAGAAGAAAAAAGCAACTTTCAGGTTGGTGATATTTTTATTGCCAAAATCAGAAAACCAGTTGCCGGACTTAATGCTGCTTTTGTAAATGTAGGTTTCGAAAAAGATGCCTTTTTACATTATCATGATTTAGGTCCAAATCTAGCTTCTCAGCTGAAATTCATAAAACTTGTAAGCGCAGGTAAATTAAAAGATTTCTCCCTAAAAACCTTTCAGTTTGAAAAAGAGATTGACAAAGATGGCATCATTACTGATATTTTAAGTGCCAATCAATCTGTCTTAGTTCAAGTAGTTAAAGAACCTATATCGACCAAAGGTCCAAGAATAAGTGCTGAGCTTTCTCTTGCCGGAAGATTTATCGTTCTAGTTCCTTTTTCTGATCGAGTTTCTATTTCTCAAAAAATAGAAGACAAAAAAGAAAAGGATCGTCTAAAAAAACTTGTTCTATCGATCAAACCTAAAGGATTTGGTGTTATTGTTCGTACAGTAGCCGAAGGCAAAAACGTAGCCGAATTAGAAAAAGATTTGCAGAACCTGCTTGGCAGATGGTCTGCAATGTGTAAAAAATTACCAACTGCTCATCATCCATCAAAAGTATTAGGAGAGCTTAACAGAGCTTCTTCAATATTAAGAGATGTATTCAACGATACCTTCAGCGGTATTCAAATAGATGATGAAGAGTTGTACCATCAAACGAAGGAATATCTGCAGGAAATTGCACCTTCAAAACAATCGATTGTTAAGTTTTATCAATCAAATGACACTCCAATTTTTGAGAAATACAATATAGAGAGACAAATCAAAACTTCTTTTGGCCGAACTGTCTCCATGAGTAAAGGTGCTTATCTTATCATAGAACACACTGAGGCTCTTCACGTTATAGATGTGAACAGCGGAAACCGTTCTAACAAAGCAACCAATCAGGAAGATACTGCCATGGAAGTAAATATGATTGCCGCAGCAGAAATCGCAAGACAACTACGCTTGCGTGATATGGGCGGTATAATCGTAGTTGATTTTATCGATATGTCTAATCCAGAAAACAGGAAAGTTTTGTTCGACTTCTTGCGAGAAGAAATGAGCGACGATAAAGCAAAGCATAAAATATTACCGCCGAGTAAGTTTGGTTTGGTCCAGATTACAAGACAGCGAGTAAGACCAGAAGTTAATATAAAAACAAGAGAAGAAGATCCAAATAAAGTTAATGGTGAAATTGAAGCGCCAATATTAATAATTGACAAGATCACCTCTGACTTAGAAAGACTTTTAAAAACCCATAATAAGGTTGTGCTTAATACACACCCATTTGTGGCTGCATACCTCAGCAAAGGTTTTCCATCATTACGTTCAAAATGGTTTTTTGAACATAAGAAATGGGTGAAAATCATACCTCGTGACGCTTACACGTATTTAGAATACCATTTCTACGACAAAAAAGGAAATGTTATTACAGAATAA
- a CDS encoding HU family DNA-binding protein, with product MTKADIVAKISEKLGLEKGDVQATVETFMEEVKTSLETGDNVYLRGFGSFIVKTRAEKTGRNISKNTTIKIPAHNIPAFKPAKVFVEGVKTNNEAK from the coding sequence ATGACGAAAGCAGATATCGTAGCGAAAATTTCAGAGAAATTAGGTCTTGAAAAAGGAGATGTTCAAGCAACAGTAGAAACTTTTATGGAAGAAGTTAAAACTTCTTTAGAAACAGGAGACAACGTATACCTAAGAGGTTTTGGTAGTTTTATTGTAAAAACCAGAGCTGAAAAAACAGGTAGAAATATCTCTAAAAACACTACAATTAAAATTCCAGCACACAACATCCCTGCTTTTAAACCAGCAAAAGTATTTGTAGAAGGAGTAAAAACTAACAACGAAGCAAAATAA
- the mutY gene encoding A/G-specific adenine glycosylase, with translation MNFHNRLIKWYLQNKRDLPWRKTANPYHIWLSEIMLQQTRVVQGMPYFFAFTQEFPTVFDLANASEEQVLKLWQGLGYYSRARNLHNTAKYIAYELNGVFPETYKELLNLKGVGEYTAAAIASFSYNEAVPVVDGNVFRVLSRYFDIESDIALPASKKEFAALAYELMPKNDPATFNQAIMEFGALQCVPKSPNCTICIFNESCLALQKKKVDILPVKSKKVKITNRFFNYFVLEDSLGNTAIQKRTAKGIWHNLYEFPLLETSEIVDFDYISNAVQNQVFPVYTILSVEECAEAAVIHKLSHQHLHIQFWKIKIKENIKEGIEFEKIKTFPFPIVIYNFIEKL, from the coding sequence ATGAATTTTCATAACAGGCTGATAAAATGGTATTTACAAAACAAACGGGATCTTCCATGGCGAAAAACAGCCAATCCGTACCATATTTGGCTCTCAGAAATTATGCTGCAACAAACCAGAGTTGTGCAAGGAATGCCTTACTTTTTTGCTTTTACGCAAGAATTTCCAACTGTTTTTGACCTCGCAAATGCCTCCGAAGAACAAGTTTTAAAACTTTGGCAGGGACTGGGATATTACTCAAGAGCCAGAAATCTGCATAATACTGCTAAGTATATTGCTTATGAGCTAAATGGAGTTTTTCCTGAAACCTATAAAGAGCTGCTTAATTTAAAAGGTGTTGGTGAATATACTGCGGCTGCAATTGCTTCTTTTTCTTATAATGAAGCCGTTCCGGTCGTCGATGGCAATGTTTTTAGGGTGCTTTCCCGCTATTTTGATATAGAATCAGATATTGCACTCCCTGCGTCTAAAAAAGAATTTGCTGCGCTGGCTTATGAATTAATGCCTAAAAATGATCCGGCAACTTTTAATCAGGCAATTATGGAATTTGGTGCGCTGCAATGCGTGCCTAAAAGCCCCAATTGTACTATATGTATCTTTAATGAGAGCTGTCTGGCTTTACAAAAAAAGAAAGTCGACATTCTTCCTGTTAAATCCAAGAAGGTTAAAATTACCAATCGATTTTTTAATTATTTTGTTTTAGAAGATAGTTTAGGAAATACAGCTATACAAAAAAGAACAGCAAAAGGTATTTGGCATAATTTATACGAATTCCCGCTTTTAGAAACCAGTGAAATTGTAGATTTTGATTATATTTCTAATGCAGTACAAAATCAGGTGTTTCCTGTATATACTATATTAAGTGTTGAAGAATGCGCTGAAGCTGCGGTAATACATAAGCTTTCACACCAGCATCTGCATATTCAGTTTTGGAAAATTAAAATAAAGGAGAATATAAAGGAAGGAATTGAATTTGAAAAAATTAAAACTTTTCCTTTTCCTATTGTAATTTATAATTTTATAGAGAAGTTATAA
- a CDS encoding DUF2085 domain-containing protein has product MRKIEFVSCHKLPERSFFYKGKQFPFCARCTGIYVGYFIFIPLLWFMKIDIYWALLAIAPTMIDGLTQAYFNRESTNFLRFSTGILAGYGLAGLSDFIAYWIVYFFKHLFIN; this is encoded by the coding sequence ATGAGAAAAATTGAATTTGTAAGTTGTCACAAACTTCCCGAAAGATCTTTTTTTTACAAAGGAAAGCAATTTCCTTTTTGTGCCCGATGTACCGGTATTTATGTTGGTTATTTCATTTTCATACCTTTATTATGGTTCATGAAAATCGATATTTACTGGGCTTTGCTTGCTATTGCACCAACTATGATAGATGGTTTAACCCAAGCCTATTTTAACAGAGAAAGCACTAATTTCCTGCGCTTTTCTACAGGCATCCTGGCCGGTTACGGACTTGCCGGACTTTCTGATTTTATTGCCTATTGGATTGTCTATTTCTTTAAACACCTCTTTATAAATTAA
- a CDS encoding single-stranded DNA-binding protein translates to MNGTLNKVMLIGHLGDDVKMHYFDGGNCIGRFQLATNEVYINKTTNEKITSTEWHNLVVRNKAAEICEKYLSKGDKIYVEGRIKSRQWQAEDGTTKYTTEIQVTEFTFLTTKKETANHKPNQDQESAKNTNFDAPSEGLPINDLPF, encoded by the coding sequence ATGAATGGAACATTAAATAAAGTCATGCTTATTGGTCATTTGGGCGATGATGTGAAAATGCATTATTTTGATGGAGGAAACTGTATCGGGCGTTTTCAGCTGGCAACTAATGAAGTTTATATTAATAAAACTACCAATGAGAAAATAACTTCTACAGAATGGCATAATTTGGTTGTGCGTAATAAAGCAGCTGAAATTTGCGAAAAATATCTTTCCAAAGGAGATAAAATATATGTTGAAGGACGTATAAAATCAAGGCAATGGCAGGCAGAAGATGGTACAACAAAATATACTACCGAAATTCAGGTGACTGAGTTTACTTTCCTGACTACTAAAAAAGAAACTGCAAATCATAAACCAAATCAAGATCAGGAATCAGCAAAAAACACTAACTTTGATGCACCCAGCGAAGGCTTGCCAATAAATGACCTGCCTTTTTGA
- a CDS encoding gliding motility-associated protein GldE has protein sequence MDPEPSLFFTTTLDTNLIIGFVGIFILLFLSAIVSGAEVALFSLSQKDIDDTLQENDSKGKIISNLLDRPKKLLATLLVANNFLNIGVVILFSFIGRNIFSGVESPVLKFILEVILVTFFILLFGEVLPKVYASRNNIKFAKRFAYSISILDKLLSPISLPMRRVTLYLHNKLGKQKNNFSINQLSQALELTDSEGTSTEEQKILEGIVSFGNTDTKQVMSPRIDIFALEITEPFSAICPKIIEKGFSRIPVYRDNIDQIEGVLFVKDLLPHIDKDDFDWASLMREPFFVPENKKLDNLLKDFQSLKSHLAIVVDEYGGTSGLVSLEDVIEEIVGDISDEFDDENLNFSQIDEKNFLFEGKINLKDFYRIVDVDEDVFEASKGEAETLAGFILEILGNFPKKDQKIAFENCVFTIETVDKKRVKQIKVTIE, from the coding sequence TTGGACCCGGAGCCCAGTTTATTTTTTACTACAACTTTAGACACCAATTTAATTATTGGTTTTGTCGGAATATTTATTTTGCTGTTTTTGTCAGCAATTGTTTCAGGTGCCGAAGTTGCACTTTTTTCTTTATCTCAAAAAGATATCGATGATACTCTTCAGGAAAATGACTCAAAAGGAAAAATCATCTCCAACCTTTTAGACAGACCCAAAAAGCTCTTAGCGACGTTATTAGTAGCCAATAATTTTTTAAATATTGGAGTTGTTATCCTGTTTTCTTTTATAGGAAGAAACATTTTTTCGGGCGTTGAGTCTCCTGTTTTAAAATTTATTTTAGAAGTAATCCTGGTTACTTTTTTTATTTTATTGTTTGGAGAAGTACTTCCAAAAGTATACGCCAGCCGAAACAATATTAAATTTGCCAAACGTTTTGCCTATTCCATTTCAATTTTAGATAAATTACTGTCGCCAATTAGCTTGCCTATGCGCAGGGTTACTTTATATTTGCACAATAAATTAGGAAAACAAAAAAATAATTTTTCGATTAACCAGCTTTCTCAGGCTTTAGAATTAACAGATTCTGAAGGAACATCAACAGAAGAACAAAAAATTCTGGAAGGAATTGTTTCTTTTGGAAATACAGATACAAAGCAGGTTATGAGTCCGAGGATTGATATATTTGCTCTGGAAATAACAGAACCATTTTCTGCAATCTGCCCTAAAATAATCGAAAAAGGATTTTCGAGAATTCCGGTTTATCGTGATAATATTGACCAGATTGAAGGCGTTTTATTCGTAAAAGATTTATTGCCTCATATCGACAAAGACGATTTTGACTGGGCTTCTTTAATGCGCGAACCATTTTTTGTTCCTGAGAATAAAAAACTGGATAATCTGCTAAAAGATTTTCAAAGCCTAAAAAGTCATCTTGCTATTGTAGTAGACGAATATGGCGGTACATCAGGATTGGTTTCTCTTGAAGATGTAATCGAAGAAATAGTAGGGGATATAAGCGATGAATTTGATGACGAGAATTTGAATTTCTCTCAAATTGACGAAAAGAATTTTCTTTTTGAAGGAAAAATAAATCTTAAAGATTTCTACAGAATTGTTGATGTTGATGAAGATGTATTTGAAGCCAGTAAAGGCGAAGCTGAAACTTTAGCCGGTTTTATTCTGGAAATTCTGGGTAATTTTCCTAAAAAAGATCAAAAAATAGCTTTTGAGAATTGTGTTTTTACAATAGAAACCGTTGACAAAAAGCGTGTAAAACAAATAAAAGTAACAATAGAATAA
- the gldD gene encoding gliding motility lipoprotein GldD: MLKKILSVTAILLTLTVVSCKDDVLPKPAGFLRLDYPEAKYVNFENNCPFVFQMNEDAVIKGEKDCGFAITYPKMKATIYLTYKPVNGNIEKLLKDAQKLTYEHVIKADDILEQPYINPEKKVYGMFYQVDGNAATNSQFYVTDSTKHFIAGSVYFYAKPNFDSIMPAASYIKNDMQRIMETLKWK; the protein is encoded by the coding sequence ATGTTAAAAAAAATCCTTTCAGTAACTGCAATTTTGCTGACATTAACAGTCGTAAGCTGTAAAGACGATGTGCTGCCAAAACCTGCAGGTTTCCTGAGATTAGATTATCCGGAAGCTAAATACGTTAATTTTGAAAATAACTGCCCCTTTGTTTTTCAGATGAATGAAGACGCTGTTATTAAAGGCGAAAAAGACTGCGGATTTGCGATTACTTATCCAAAAATGAAAGCGACTATATATTTAACTTACAAACCTGTAAACGGTAATATTGAAAAGCTGTTAAAAGATGCGCAAAAGCTTACTTATGAGCACGTTATTAAAGCCGATGATATTTTAGAACAGCCTTATATAAATCCTGAAAAAAAGGTTTACGGAATGTTTTATCAGGTTGATGGTAATGCAGCGACAAACTCTCAGTTTTATGTTACAGACAGTACAAAACATTTTATAGCAGGATCGGTTTATTTTTATGCAAAACCTAATTTTGATTCGATTATGCCGGCAGCGAGTTATATCAAAAATGACATGCAGCGTATAATGGAAACTTTAAAGTGGAAATAA
- a CDS encoding heavy-metal-associated domain-containing protein, with protein sequence MKFTKIIASLAIAGLVFVSCKKEEDKNLANIKPLETTARQQKAIAAENVQTASFKIEGMTCAMGCAKTIEKELSNLDGVEKAAVDFDKKTATVTFDKTVQNQESLTKIVQETGDGKTYKVSDFKS encoded by the coding sequence ATGAAATTTACAAAGATCATTGCTTCATTAGCAATTGCAGGTTTAGTATTTGTAAGCTGCAAAAAAGAAGAAGATAAAAATCTGGCTAATATAAAACCATTAGAAACAACTGCTAGACAACAGAAAGCCATTGCTGCTGAAAATGTACAAACTGCAAGTTTTAAAATTGAAGGAATGACTTGTGCAATGGGATGCGCTAAAACAATCGAAAAAGAATTATCGAATCTTGATGGTGTTGAAAAAGCTGCTGTTGATTTCGACAAAAAAACAGCAACGGTTACTTTTGATAAAACGGTTCAAAATCAAGAATCTTTAACAAAAATTGTTCAGGAAACCGGAGACGGAAAAACATACAAAGTTTCAGACTTTAAATCTTAA
- a CDS encoding DMT family transporter yields MNAKQLKWAYLLILSLIWGSSFILIKRGLVGLTAIQVGSFRIIFAALFLLIVGFKSLGKISRRQWKFVAITSFFGTFTPAFLFAIAETEVDSSIVAILNSLTPLNTLVLGILIFGIQFQKRQVLGVFIGLLGCLLLVLSGDSAGGTQNYLYVLLVVIATLSYAINVNLIKKYLSDLNSLSITTGNFAILLIPALIILSTTDFSQRMHIQEAQHSILFVMILGVLGTGIANVLFFKLIQISSPVFATSVTYLIPIVAFFWGLLDNEMLTPIQFFGAFIILIGVYLSAKK; encoded by the coding sequence ATGAATGCAAAACAATTAAAGTGGGCTTACTTATTAATCTTGTCCTTAATTTGGGGAAGTTCTTTTATCTTAATCAAAAGAGGATTGGTTGGATTAACAGCAATTCAGGTTGGTTCGTTTAGAATTATTTTTGCAGCTCTCTTTTTATTAATTGTCGGCTTTAAGAGTTTAGGAAAGATATCGCGCCGTCAATGGAAATTTGTTGCCATAACGTCTTTTTTTGGAACTTTTACTCCGGCCTTTCTGTTTGCTATTGCCGAGACTGAAGTTGACAGTTCAATCGTGGCTATTTTGAATTCGCTTACGCCTTTAAATACTTTAGTGCTGGGAATTCTTATTTTCGGAATCCAGTTTCAAAAGCGGCAGGTTTTAGGTGTTTTTATTGGGCTTCTGGGATGTCTGCTTTTGGTTTTAAGCGGAGATTCTGCAGGAGGAACGCAAAATTACTTATATGTTTTATTGGTAGTTATTGCAACGCTGAGTTATGCCATAAACGTTAATTTGATCAAGAAATATTTATCTGATTTAAATTCGCTGAGTATCACAACAGGAAATTTTGCCATACTGCTTATTCCGGCTTTGATTATTTTGAGTACTACCGATTTTTCTCAGAGAATGCATATTCAGGAAGCGCAGCATTCTATTTTGTTTGTAATGATTTTGGGAGTTTTAGGAACCGGAATTGCGAATGTTTTGTTCTTTAAATTAATTCAGATTTCATCTCCTGTATTTGCAACTTCAGTAACGTATTTAATTCCAATTGTAGCTTTCTTTTGGGGCTTATTAGACAATGAAATGCTTACGCCGATTCAGTTTTTTGGTGCTTTTATTATTTTAATTGGAGTGTATTTATCGGCTAAGAAATAG
- a CDS encoding M16 family metallopeptidase → MKNLHTFLILLFLTGIMQAQDRPQPKPGNPPVVNIKKPQTFVLSNGMKVLIVENHKLPRVSFNLTLDNAPFTEGNKKGVDELTTSLIGNGTKKTPKEAFNEEIDFYGANINFTSQGAFASALSKYSGRVLELLAEGALLPNFTQTEFDKEKAKLLEGLKADEKSVPAISNRVVDVLAFGKNHPSGEYISEETVKNVTLEDVQKNYNTYFVPENAYLVIIGDVKFKETKAAVEKLFSGWKKQAAPKNTYPNPENASALQIDFVDVPNAVQSEISLVNTVNLRMSDPDFFPAVIANQILGGDFNSYLNMNLREQHAWTYGANSSIGSGKYVTKFKASSAVRNTVTDSAVVQFIKEIKRVRTERVDPEVLRNVKAGYIGRFVMQVEKPQAVARYALNIETEKLPADFYEKYIQTINNVTADDIFRVANKYFLLDNMRIVIVGKGSDVISGLEKLQIPIYYFDKYGNPVEKPAVKKEAPTNITAKTVFENYINAIGGEKAVTAVKTLNMNGTTKVPQAPGPLTFVSKLDSKGKMMVSLSMGTMDLMKQVVNEKGAYIEQQGKRKNLEGNDLKEMKANAAPFEELQLVKRTDLKVQGIEPINGSDAYAIKDGNTTHYYDIKTGLKVAKSKVREQDGKSVTQITNFNDYRVVKGVKVPFNLVQNIGFELDIKMTDIKINEGVSDADFL, encoded by the coding sequence ATGAAAAATTTACATACTTTTTTAATCCTTTTATTCCTAACTGGAATTATGCAAGCACAAGATCGTCCACAACCAAAACCCGGAAACCCGCCGGTAGTAAACATAAAAAAACCTCAAACCTTTGTATTATCAAATGGTATGAAGGTGTTAATTGTTGAAAATCATAAACTGCCCCGCGTAAGTTTTAACCTTACACTAGACAACGCGCCCTTTACAGAAGGAAATAAAAAAGGAGTTGATGAATTAACAACAAGTTTAATTGGCAACGGAACTAAGAAAACTCCAAAAGAAGCTTTTAATGAAGAAATCGACTTTTATGGTGCCAATATCAATTTTACATCTCAGGGAGCTTTTGCCAGCGCATTATCTAAATATTCAGGACGTGTTTTAGAACTTCTTGCCGAAGGAGCTTTGCTGCCAAATTTCACTCAAACTGAATTCGACAAAGAAAAAGCAAAATTACTTGAAGGACTTAAAGCCGATGAAAAAAGTGTTCCGGCTATTTCAAATCGTGTAGTTGACGTTTTGGCCTTTGGAAAAAATCATCCTTCTGGAGAATACATTTCTGAAGAAACGGTAAAAAATGTTACCCTGGAAGATGTTCAAAAAAACTATAATACTTATTTCGTCCCAGAAAACGCATACCTGGTTATCATTGGTGATGTCAAGTTTAAAGAAACCAAAGCTGCTGTAGAAAAACTTTTCAGCGGATGGAAAAAACAGGCTGCACCAAAAAACACTTATCCAAATCCTGAAAATGCCTCAGCACTTCAAATTGATTTTGTTGATGTCCCAAATGCGGTTCAATCAGAGATTTCTTTGGTAAATACTGTAAATCTAAGAATGAGTGATCCTGATTTTTTCCCTGCCGTGATTGCCAATCAAATTCTGGGCGGCGATTTTAACAGCTACCTAAACATGAATTTACGTGAACAGCACGCGTGGACTTACGGAGCAAATTCAAGCATTGGAAGCGGAAAATATGTAACTAAATTCAAAGCTTCATCTGCTGTTCGTAATACCGTTACAGACAGTGCAGTTGTTCAGTTTATAAAAGAAATAAAAAGAGTACGAACTGAAAGAGTTGATCCAGAAGTTTTAAGAAACGTAAAAGCAGGATACATTGGGCGTTTTGTAATGCAGGTCGAAAAACCACAAGCTGTTGCCCGATATGCTTTAAACATTGAAACAGAAAAACTTCCGGCAGATTTCTACGAAAAATACATTCAGACTATAAACAATGTAACGGCCGATGATATTTTCCGCGTAGCAAACAAGTATTTTTTACTTGACAATATGCGAATTGTTATTGTTGGAAAAGGCTCTGACGTAATTTCAGGTTTAGAAAAACTTCAAATTCCGATTTATTATTTTGACAAATACGGAAATCCGGTTGAAAAACCTGCTGTTAAAAAAGAAGCTCCAACAAACATTACAGCAAAAACGGTTTTCGAAAATTATATTAATGCAATTGGCGGAGAAAAAGCAGTAACAGCTGTAAAAACCCTTAACATGAACGGAACAACAAAAGTACCGCAGGCTCCGGGTCCGTTGACTTTTGTTTCTAAATTGGATTCTAAAGGAAAAATGATGGTTTCTCTTTCTATGGGAACCATGGATTTAATGAAACAGGTTGTAAATGAAAAAGGCGCTTATATAGAACAACAGGGGAAACGCAAAAATCTTGAAGGAAATGATCTTAAAGAAATGAAAGCAAACGCTGCTCCTTTTGAGGAATTACAATTAGTAAAAAGAACTGATTTAAAAGTTCAGGGTATTGAGCCAATCAACGGAAGTGATGCTTATGCTATAAAAGACGGCAATACAACTCATTATTATGATATAAAAACAGGACTAAAAGTAGCTAAATCTAAAGTTCGTGAACAAGACGGAAAATCGGTTACTCAAATTACAAATTTCAACGATTACAGAGTTGTAAAAGGCGTAAAAGTTCCTTTTAATTTAGTACAGAACATTGGTTTTGAATTAGACATCAAAATGACTGACATTAAAATCAACGAAGGCGTTTCTGATGCAGATTTTTTATAA
- a CDS encoding M16 family metallopeptidase: MKNSIMMLSAALMLGGVAHAQKVAFEEYNLDNGMHVILHNDPSAPVVITSVMYHVGSKDERPDRTGFAHFFEHLLFEGTQNIKRGEWMKIVTANGGVNNANTSDDRTYYYEVFPSNNLELGLWMESERLMHPIINKIGVETQNEVVKEEKRMRYDNQPYGNILPEVKKNMFKNHPYRWTTIGSMKDLDAATLEEFQAFNKKFYTPNNAVLVVAGDFDKTKAKEWIQKYFGPIPRGEEVKKQTFTEEPITQTIRSTYEDPNIQIPMIVASYRTPSMKTRDARVLDLISSYLSDGKSSKLYKKIVDDKKMALQIGAVGFSQEDYGTYILYGLPMAPNTSADILKEMDEEIVKIQTDLISEKDYQKLQNKFDNNFVNANASVEGIAENLASYYLLYGDVNLINTEIDIYHSITREEIREVAKKYLNPNQRLILDYIPSPKSQN; this comes from the coding sequence ATGAAAAATTCAATAATGATGTTAAGTGCTGCACTAATGCTTGGCGGAGTGGCTCATGCTCAAAAAGTAGCTTTTGAAGAATACAATTTAGACAACGGCATGCATGTCATTCTACATAACGACCCATCGGCTCCAGTGGTCATTACATCTGTAATGTATCATGTAGGATCAAAAGACGAACGTCCGGATCGTACTGGTTTTGCGCATTTCTTCGAACATTTGTTATTTGAAGGAACACAAAACATTAAACGCGGTGAATGGATGAAAATCGTTACCGCAAACGGCGGTGTGAATAACGCCAACACATCAGACGACAGAACGTATTACTACGAAGTTTTTCCGTCTAATAATTTAGAACTGGGTTTATGGATGGAATCTGAAAGATTAATGCATCCTATTATCAATAAAATTGGAGTTGAAACGCAGAATGAAGTTGTAAAAGAAGAAAAAAGAATGCGTTACGACAATCAGCCCTATGGAAATATTCTTCCGGAGGTTAAAAAGAATATGTTCAAAAATCATCCATACCGCTGGACAACAATTGGATCTATGAAAGATTTAGATGCCGCAACTCTTGAAGAGTTTCAGGCATTTAACAAAAAATTCTATACTCCAAACAATGCTGTTTTAGTTGTTGCAGGAGATTTTGACAAAACAAAAGCAAAAGAATGGATTCAGAAATATTTTGGACCAATTCCGAGAGGCGAAGAAGTTAAAAAACAAACTTTTACAGAAGAACCTATCACGCAGACCATCAGATCAACATACGAAGATCCAAATATTCAGATTCCGATGATTGTCGCTTCGTACAGAACACCGTCAATGAAAACAAGAGACGCAAGAGTTTTAGATTTGATATCCTCTTATTTAAGTGATGGAAAAAGCTCTAAATTGTACAAAAAGATAGTTGACGACAAAAAAATGGCGCTTCAAATTGGCGCTGTAGGCTTTAGTCAGGAAGATTACGGAACTTATATATTATACGGCCTGCCAATGGCTCCAAATACTTCTGCCGATATTTTAAAAGAAATGGATGAAGAAATCGTAAAAATCCAAACCGATTTGATTTCTGAAAAAGATTACCAAAAATTACAAAACAAATTCGATAATAATTTTGTGAATGCAAATGCAAGCGTAGAAGGAATTGCAGAGAATTTGGCTTCGTACTATTTACTTTATGGAGACGTGAATTTAATCAATACCGAAATTGATATTTACCATTCTATTACAAGAGAAGAAATTAGAGAAGTGGCCAAGAAATATCTAAACCCAAATCAGCGCTTAATTTTAGATTACATTCCTTCCCCAAAATCTCAGAACTAA
- the rplU gene encoding 50S ribosomal protein L21, with amino-acid sequence MYAIVEIAGQQFKVSKDLKVYVHRLANEEGSKVSFDKVLLLDDNGNVTLGAPAIEGASVEAKVLQHLKGDKVIVFKKKRRKGYKKRNGHRQYLTQIVIEGITAAGGTKKAAAKKAVVAEEAAATEEVEAAPKAKKAAPKAKKEATKE; translated from the coding sequence ATGTATGCAATCGTAGAGATAGCAGGGCAACAATTTAAAGTAAGCAAAGACTTAAAGGTTTATGTTCACCGTTTAGCTAACGAAGAAGGTTCAAAAGTTTCTTTTGACAAAGTTCTTTTGTTAGACGATAATGGAAATGTAACTTTAGGCGCCCCAGCTATAGAAGGTGCTTCAGTAGAAGCTAAAGTGTTACAACACTTAAAAGGAGATAAAGTTATCGTTTTCAAAAAGAAAAGAAGAAAAGGATACAAAAAAAGAAATGGTCACAGACAATATCTTACTCAAATTGTAATTGAAGGTATTACTGCAGCAGGAGGAACTAAAAAAGCAGCAGCTAAAAAAGCAGTTGTAGCAGAAGAAGCAGCAGCTACTGAAGAAGTAGAAGCAGCTCCAAAAGCAAAAAAAGCAGCTCCAAAAGCAAAGAAAGAAGCTACTAAAGAATAA